Within the Sulfurimonas hongkongensis genome, the region AGTTTGTTGCCGCCTCTAGCTCCGCCTGAGGAGACAAATCCAACGCTAAGTCCCCTTTCTATTTGAAGATAATGGATAGCATTTGCCAAAGACTCTACCTCCTCAATGCGATGCTTTGTTACGCTTAAATTCTCTTTTATGCCCATGTCAAAAACTATCTTTCCTGTAGAGAGAGCAACGATAACCATTATCGGGATAAGTGCCAATATCATCAATCTTACTTTAATACTTAAGTTTTTCATAAATCGCTTCCTTTTTTTATTTTCTTTATCAATAACCAACTAGTTTTTCTCTTGGTGCTGAAAAATAATATCCTTGAGAATAATCAATTTCTAACTCCTTTACTATCTTAAAAATCGCTTCATTTTCAACAAACTCAGCTATGGTCTTCATGCCAAGTTTTTTAGAAAACTCTACAATTGTAGAGACGACTAAAAAAGCATTTTCATCTGTGTCTATATTTTTTATAAGCGAGCCATCTATCTTTAAGTAATCTGCTTTTAGCTTAATGAGGTACTCAAAGTTACTGTATCCTGTTCCAAAATCATCTATAGCTATCTTGCAGCCATATCTCTTAACTTCATCTATAAAATTTTTGACCGTTTGAAAATTTTCAATATACTCTGATTCAACTATCTCAAATACAACTTTAGATCCGATATCATACTTTTCTAACATCATTAAAATATAGTCATGGATTTTAGGTTCAAGTACGTCCATAATAGATAAATTTACAGAAAATTCAACGTCTTTATCTTTAAACATTTCAAACGACTGTGCAATTACAATTTTTGTAATATCAAAATATTTTTTTGTCTTTTTTGCTATATCTAAAAAGAAGTATGGGGAGATGATGCTTCCATCTTCATCTATCATTCTAATGAGTGATTCATACTTTTCATATTTTAAATCAAGGTTGTTAACGATAGGTTGGTAAAAGGTGACAATCTTCTTGTTTTGCAGAGCGGTTGCTAGTTTTTTTGTGCACTTTATGTTATTTTCATACTTACCATTGAGATTAATGCTATCACTATAGACGACAAAGTCGCTATTTTCTTGTTTTGCAATTTTAAGTGCCATATCTGCTTTAGGCAAAAGACTTGTTTTATCTTCAAAGGCGATACCACAACTGCAAGAGAGTACAATGTTTTCATTTTCAATAGTTAGATCTTCTTTGATTAGCAGTAAAATATCTCTGCATTTATAGATAAAAGAATCCCTCTCATATTCGGTTGCAAGAAGGGCAAACTCATCTCCTTGAAGTCTATAAAAGAAGAGTCTCTCATCTTTTGAGATAAAGTTATAGATTTTATCTGCTACGGATTTAATGATGCAATCTCCAAATGCATGTCCATAAAAATCGTTTAATTCTCTAAATCCATCTATATTAAAAAGAGCTATTGAGAGATTGTGCTTTTCATCTATATCACTGTTTAGTTTATATCTGTTTGCATAGTTTGTAAGTGCATCAGTCTGGGCAATTTTCTCAAAGATAATCTTCTGTTTAACAATCTGGGTAATATCTGTTCTTATTGCGATAAACTCTATCACACTACCATTTGCATCTAAGATAGGTTTTATAAACGTTTTTGCCCAGTAAGCACTACCATCTTTTTTAAGATTTTTGATTTCACCAATCCAAGGTTGCTTTAAGCATTTAATCGTCTGCCACAAATCTGCGAAAAGCTCTTTAGGCATATCAGGATGATTTACAACGCTATGAGTTTTACCTAAAAGTTCACTTTCACTATAGCCATTGATTTTGCAAAACTTTTCATTTACATAGGTTATGATGCCATCTTTATCGGTTTTTGAAACTATAGCACTCTCATCAACGGCTGATTTATACTGCTCTAGAAGAGATGTGGATTTTGAAAGATTTGACTCTAGGGAGTTTGTGGAGGTTAGTATCTCTCTTATGATTATTATAGCTTGAAATATAATTACTACTGTGCTGATAATTAAAAACATTAAGACTAGAATCATCTCATAAAAATTTGATTCTTGTTTTTTTTCCAATAATATTTTAACATTAGCAAAGAGTTCATTTTCTACTTTTTTTAAAGTATCTATAGCATGCGTAACTTTTTCAAACCATACATAAGAAAGATTATCAACTTTTGTATTGTTTGGGTTGTTTAAGATAAAACTAATAATCTCAAAAGTTTCTTTAATCCTATCTTCCTCTAATGATTTTTTATAAAAATAAAAAAAATCTCTATCTTTAAATAACGTGCTTTCAAATCTTTTTTGAGCCATACGATATATGTTTAAAAATCCTCTTATTTTTACAAAATCATCATCTTGAAACTCTTTTTTAACAAAAGATTTATTTAAAATAGCTCTTGTTTTTCCAAGCGACTCTTTCATAACCGCAAGATGCGTATAAGCTTGTATGTAGTTTCTATCTTGAAGATTATTTATAGAGTTTGGAATAGTGTTTATAATATCAAGAAGCATTGAAATTTTTAAAGAGTAAAACTCTTCAATTTCATTTATAGTAAGACTACCTACATCAAGAGAATTTTTTTCTTCTATACATTGGTTTAAAAGAGTTATATTGCTATCAATAGTACTGTTTTTTAGTAGCTCTTCTAACTCTTGTTTTACAAAGGTAAGTCTCTCTTTTTTATCACTCTTTTCATCTACTGCAAGCTCTATACTAAGACCTCTCTCAAGTTGTAACAAATGAACAAATTTTGAGATTATCACCGCGTTGTCAATATGTTTTTTTGTAAGTTCAATATTTTGTTTTTTGTTAAATATCTCCACAAGAATCATCGTTGATAGTATAAAGATGACGATCATTGGGAGTGTGGATAAAACAAATAGTTTTGACTTAAGATTTAGATTATGCATTTCCCGCCTAGTTTATCCTATAGGATAATAATTTTTACGCTGTTTTTTTACGTTTTCAAAGCAAAATGAAGATTACTAACTGTTAGTATAATAATTATTTATAATAAAAATGAAATTGTACATACTTTAAAGAAAAAATAATTTGACCTACATCAAATATAATATTATATTTGAAAGTTAGTTTAAAATTATAAGCTTCAAAATTTCATTATTTCTAAAAAAAACATATATATAACGCTAAAAAGTATTCACAAAATCTCCCCCTTTAAAAAGCTTCAACATTCCTTATTTAAGGGATGAAAAGGCTTTTTTATTCTGCAAATAAAAATGAAAAATCTTGGTATAAATTTTAGAGTATAGACTTTCTACATATTTTATCCTATAGGATAAAGATTTTAACATTTTATATCTATATATTTAAGTTATTATTAAAAATAAAACTAGTATTAAAAAATAAACTTATATTAAATAAAAAAATATTATGTGAGGTGATTTATGGTAGATATGGATTTTTCAAACGCTTCAAAGGATGAAATACTAGAGTTTTATAAGAGTATTTCTTTAAAAGTTAGATATTTTAGAGAAAACAAAAATATGACGCAACTGGACTTAGCTTTAGAGATTGGGATAAAATCTGTTGCTTTTTATTCTAACTGTGAGAACAATAGATACGGCAAGCACTTTAACTTAGAACATCTTTACAAAATTGCAAAAGCTTTGAATATGAATATTAAAGACTTTTTATAGTTGCATAGATTTTATTTTTTTGAAACAGATATTTATAAAGAGTTTGATGATTATCTCTTTTTGCTTAGGATTGGATTGAGCTACAAAAGAGTTACAGACAAATAGTTTTTAATATCTGGAATTTAATTTTAAGAGTAACAAAACTCGATTTAATGTTCTATAAGATTCCGCATCAAGTGCGGGATGACGGTCTTTTCGTCATCCTAAACTTGATTCAGGATCCAAAGATACTTGCAATATTTATGATAGTTTCTTTAAAAGAGGATTAAAGTAAACTACCCTAGTAAACCTCTAGAACCTCTCCAAAGAGTTCTTCTTTGTTGTAGAGTGATTGCTCGTTTTCTAGTACTTTTTGGCTCTTTACACAAAAAAGCATAGCGTTTGCCTTGCTTCCTACTTTTATCTCTCCAGCATCAAGTCCTATAGTAGATGCTGGGTTTTTGCAAGCTATCTGTATAAGCTCACTCATTGTAATGAGTCCACTTTTTACAAGTTTTGTGTAGTAGATACTCATCGCATCACTTAGTACTTCACAACCATAAGCTGCATCATAAAAAGCAACCTCTTTGTTGATGGGTGAGCTTGGTTGATGCAAGGTTGTCAAAACATCTATCTCTTTGTTTTTAAGTGCCTCTATGAGCAGTTCTACATCGCTTCTTGATGCTAGTGGCGGATCTAGTTTTGCAGTAGTATTAAAATCCTCACAAGCTTCATCTGAGTGAGTTAAGTGGTTTATGGAGACTTCACATCTAACATCTACGCCATCTTTTTTTGCTTTTGTTATAAGAAAAATAGAGCGAGGAGAGGCTATAGACTTAAAGAGGATTTTTATCTTAAAGTGTCTTGCTATCTCTATCATACGAGAGACATGCAAAACTTCACTCAAATCTGGAATGCCAGCTAGTCCTAACTTTGAGCTAATATCACCATCAAGCATAACTCCACTTGTTATAAGAGAGTTATCCTCAGCTTTACAAAAGATAGTTTTGTTATACATTTGAGCATACTCGGCTATTTTTATAGCCACATCATTTTTTGCGATGGTGCTCATATATGGTGTTATTGCCCCACTTTTTAAAAGTATGGCAATATTGCTTAGTGTACTATCTTCTTTTAGGGAGTTTAACATTAGCTCAACTTTTGCACCCTCTAGATCATGAAGTCCATTTTGTGCAAACTCTAAGACTATCTCATTATCAATAGCTGGAGTACTGTCTGCATTTAATACAACAACTCCAACTCCACCACAGTGTGCCTCTTTTGAGATGTTTTTTATGTTTTTTGAATTTAGGGTTGAGTCAAGAAGTCTTATATTTGTATCTACTAAAAGAGGTAAAAAGTACGCGCCTTTAGCATCTCGTGTGTCTTCGCCACTTAAACTATCAGCTATCTCAGTTATTATGCCATCTTCTATGCGAATATCAGCCTTGTACTCACTATGAGCGTCACAAACAATAGCATTTGATATTATCATTGGAATCTATCCTTATTCAAAATATTCTAAAAGTGCTTCTCTATCTATCTTTTTTAGTTTCATATCTATGATGCCATTGTCTTTAAATGACTTTAAAATCCTAGAGAGTGTCTCAGGCGATACACTCAGTATCTCTGCTATTAGGATATTTTTGGTTTGAAAAAAGTCCTCAGAGTGGTTATACATATACTTCGCAACTCTCTCTTTAGAGTCAAGAACCAAGTTTGTAGAGATGATGATTTCGAGATTTTTGATCTTTTTTATCAAAGATGTTTGGATGATATAAGAGAGTTCAGGATTTGAGTAGATGATATCTTTTAAACCTTTAAAATCTATCTTTAAAACTTCAACATCGCTATAAGCTTTAGCAGTTGCAGGATACGGCATCTTCTCAAAATTAGCGACTTCACCAATGAGTTCATTTTCATGAAAGTACTTTAGAACAATCTCTTTATGGCTTGACGAAGTTTTATAGAGTTTTATAATGCCCTTAGCTAAAAGATAGAGGTATTTAGAATCATCTCCCTCATAAAAAACGATATTATCTTTAGCTATAGTATGAAATGTTGTTAGTTTTTCAATCTTAGAGATTGTATCCTCATCTAAATCTTTAAACATATCTATATTTTGTAGTGTTTGCTTCATTGCCCTATCTTCTTTACTCTTTTTATCACTTCATCATAAGAGATTATCTCTTCGCCTTTTTTTATCGCTTCTTTGGTTTTGTGAGCTGAGAATCCATAAGCCATAGGAGTGACATTATTTGTATCATAAAATGCTACTCTTGCATCTATAAACTCACCACTATCGACATCAGTTATCCAAACTATTGCTTTATCTTCCCAGTCTATTCCCTCTTCATCAAACCAAAGAGCCATACACCCTATATCATCAAACATATATGTTTTTTGTGTGTCAGGATTTCTAACTTGTACAGTGTTCTTTCTATCACTAACCACCATGACACATCTACTACACATATCTCTATCCCAATGAACAGCAGAGACACCTTTTTGTGCTTCTTTTTCACAGGCTAAAAAAGAGAGACCTATGGCGAGCAGCAGTAAAACCTTTAGATATTTTATCATCAAAGCCAAACTCCATTTTTTATAAAATATATCATCACAAATGATGTAAGCAATATAACATAAAGAGAGTTAAAAATCAGAGACATTTTATAGTTTTTTAGTTTGTCCTCCTTTTTAGACTCAACAAAACCAACAACAAGTCCATAAAATGTTCCTAAAAATAGAAGTGTGTATATAAGATAACCTACAAAGTAGTAGTCACTTTGTAAAAAACAAAATGGACAGTGATGTGATGGAAGTTCATATATGTAAGTTCCAAAAAAGACTATAAGCGTGATTAGTGAGATAGGTACAAAAAGAGCATTACTTATGGCAAAAAGATACCTGCTTTTTAAATAGTAAAACAGAACTATAAGTAAAAATATCCCATAAAACATATATAAAAGAAGTGAAGTATCAAGTGCAAATATACTCGATATTGCCGAAGTTGAACTACTTGAGTAGAGAGTACCACAACAACTCACCATCTTATCTATCTCAATGGAGCCAAACATAACTCCCTCGATGATAAGTTCCGCCATAAAGAGAAAAAAAGCAACTATAAAAAAAGCAAATTTTTGTTTTAAAAAGGGTTGCTTTTCATGTTTTACATCTTCATTATGAAGAGCTATCCAGTAAGCAAATATATATAGATTTATGATTTTTAAAACAAACAAAGCTGTACCAGTATCTGTTGCATCTACAACTCCAGCTCCACACATCGCACCAGTTAAAACGTTTGAGATCTTATCAAGCGTAAAGACAAAAAACAGAAATAGAGGAACTTTTATGATAAATATAAACTTGATGATAGTAGCTGCTAAGTAGCTCTGTTTCTCAAGGCGGTATTGAGCTTTGCTAGTGGAGCTTAGATCCCAATTTAAGTAGATTTTCACACTCAGATAAAAAGCTATAGTGCCAAAGAGAGCAAAGACTATGTTTAGTATAAAGATAGCTAAAACTTCAGGAGTTAGTATCAAATGACAACTCCATTATGCATCTCAATCTCTCTATCTACAATGTCAAGATCAAAAAAGAGTGGGTCATGCGTAGCTATAACTATAGTTTTGTTTAGTTTTTTAAGCTTGCGAAGCATCTCTATAAAATGTAGAGATAACTTTTCATCTAAGTTTGCAGTTGGCTCATCTGCTATGATGATTTTAGGCTCGTTTACATTTGCTCTTGCAATTGCTACACGTTGCTGCTCTCCACCTGATAGATTTTTGATGATGGCATCTTTTTTATGAGATATCTTAAACATCTCCATAACCTTATGGAGTTTTGCATCTGCTTCATCTGCATCTGGATTTAGTGGGACTAAAGGAAGCAGGATGTTTTCTTTTACGCTAAGTGTAGTTATAAGGTTGTACTTTTGAAATACAAAACCTATGTTATCTCGTCTATATTCAGATGCAAAGTTATCTGGAAGCTTTGATATCTGCTTAGCATCTACTATGACTTCTCCAGTTGTAGGTTTACTAAGTGCTGCGATGAGTGATAAAATACTACTCTTTCCACTTCCACTAGCACCTTTAATCACTACAAGTTCGCCCTCGTCTATCTTCATACTCACACTATTTAATGCTGTAACTATGTTGCTTTTGTTTATCTCATAGCTTTTTGTAACATTTTTTAGTTCTATCATTTTAATACCTCAAACATAATATCAGAGAGTGTAAAATAACTCGGAAGTGAGGCTTTAGCCTCGCCTTTTTTGCGGGGCTCATCGTATAACCTCGTCTGCATCTAGTGTAGCAATCTTCCATGATGGAATGATTGTCGCTGCTATATAGATAGGAACACTTAGGAAAAATACCAAAAAGAGAGTTTGAACATCAAAGATAAAAGGGAGTTCAAATGATGTCTTTAGCTGTGAATAGCCTGTAAATATGTTTTGCAAAAGCGGAGCTTGAAAGATATATACAAAACCTACTGCTGCAATTACGCCCATCATATAAGAGAAAAAAGAGATAATAAATCCCTCATAAAACTTCTCTTTTAAAACATCATCAACTCTCCACCCTATTGCTTTTAGTATCCCTATCTCTCTTTTTTCTTCACTACTAAGTCCACTTGCCTTATCATAGATGATGATAAAAAATGTAAAAAGAGAGACAACAAAAAGGGCTAAAAATATGCCACTCTTATAGTCAAAAATATTTTGATAAGAGATTTTAAGATCATTTTTAGTGATAATCCTACTATCTGGAAAGATAAGCTTTATCTTTGAGGCGATAGTCACTACTTCATCAGGGTTTGAAACCTTTACTACTATGTCCGTAGCTTTTGATTCTCTCATATCAAAAATCTCTCTAACATCAGCTTTTGACATCACTATCATATCGTTTGATTCAAGCTGAGTATCTCCATCAAAAGCGCCCACTATATCCACTCTCTTTAGAGTTCCATCAGGCTTTATAAAGTTAAAGTAGTCCTTATAGTAGTTGTTTTGCATAGTCTCTTTCACTCCGCTACCAACTACCATAGCACTTCCCTGTGCATCCATTAGCCCAGTAGTACCAACAACTCTCTTTAGTGACTCTTTATACTGTGCTTCAAACTCATCTACCCCAACTATGGAGAAGTTCACCCCGGCATTTTCAAAGTAGTAGTAACCCCAAACACGAGCGACAGCATCGACAACTCCTGTGATGGCTAGTATCTCCTCCGTCGCATGGACATCTATATCGTAGTGTCTTCCAGCTTTTATCTTTTGAACTACTATTTCAGGAAGAGCATCAACAGTAGCATTTAGTTCGTACTTTATAGAATTTGTTATAAAGAATATACTTGTAAGTAAAAAGATTAAAAATGTAAGGGTTGTTGCTATAAAAATATTTTTGTATTTTTGCCTAAGTATCGCATTTATTGCGTACTCTATGAGGTAGAAGTTTATCTTATTTCGCACTTTTATCTGCCTTTTGTATATGTGAGTGAGAATAGGTGTAAGTTGAGACAAAATACTCCCTTAAGCTGCCATCATCTTTATAGATGCTAAAGATATCGCTCATACTTCTATGCCTTATAAATGTAGCCTCTGTAGATATTGCTAAGTCTGGCAGGGCTACTATACTTACAAACTCTTCTCTTTTTTCTAGTGTCTTATCATCAAGACTCTTAGAAGAGAAGATATAAAGAGTCTCTAAAGTAAAAAAGAGTATAAGAGCAAACAAAGAGAACAAAAGTTTTGGCGTCTTTGGAGTGTATAGATTTTTACTCATCTAACTTTCTAATGACCAACTCATCTATCTCATCAAACTTCAAAATCTTTTTACCTTTATGGTCAAGACTAAAAGTCTTTGCATCTTCAAGTTTTGCAAATGGTATGAGTTCATCTCCCATAGGACCATAAACATCACTTCCAACAACAAAAAAAGACTCTCTTGCCTCTATGGCCTTTTGCGAGTAGTAGTCTGTGACTAAAATCTTAGAAATGCCATCTTTGTTTAAAAAGTAGTACTTCATAAGATCTTTTACTCCATCAAAAGAGTAGTGTTTATCTGCATAAAAAATCTGAGCTGCCCACTTTGGATATTTATAGACAAACATACCGCAGATAGGACACTTCTCATCCTCGGTTACTTCTATCTTACCTTCTATGCTTTTTAAATCACCAAAGCGCTTAATTTCCCATAGATAAAGTGCTAAAGCTTGAAGCTTTTTCTCATCCATAGGCTTACAAAGTTTAGAGTTT harbors:
- a CDS encoding EAL domain-containing protein: MHNLNLKSKLFVLSTLPMIVIFILSTMILVEIFNKKQNIELTKKHIDNAVIISKFVHLLQLERGLSIELAVDEKSDKKERLTFVKQELEELLKNSTIDSNITLLNQCIEEKNSLDVGSLTINEIEEFYSLKISMLLDIINTIPNSINNLQDRNYIQAYTHLAVMKESLGKTRAILNKSFVKKEFQDDDFVKIRGFLNIYRMAQKRFESTLFKDRDFFYFYKKSLEEDRIKETFEIISFILNNPNNTKVDNLSYVWFEKVTHAIDTLKKVENELFANVKILLEKKQESNFYEMILVLMFLIISTVVIIFQAIIIIREILTSTNSLESNLSKSTSLLEQYKSAVDESAIVSKTDKDGIITYVNEKFCKINGYSESELLGKTHSVVNHPDMPKELFADLWQTIKCLKQPWIGEIKNLKKDGSAYWAKTFIKPILDANGSVIEFIAIRTDITQIVKQKIIFEKIAQTDALTNYANRYKLNSDIDEKHNLSIALFNIDGFRELNDFYGHAFGDCIIKSVADKIYNFISKDERLFFYRLQGDEFALLATEYERDSFIYKCRDILLLIKEDLTIENENIVLSCSCGIAFEDKTSLLPKADMALKIAKQENSDFVVYSDSINLNGKYENNIKCTKKLATALQNKKIVTFYQPIVNNLDLKYEKYESLIRMIDEDGSIISPYFFLDIAKKTKKYFDITKIVIAQSFEMFKDKDVEFSVNLSIMDVLEPKIHDYILMMLEKYDIGSKVVFEIVESEYIENFQTVKNFIDEVKRYGCKIAIDDFGTGYSNFEYLIKLKADYLKIDGSLIKNIDTDENAFLVVSTIVEFSKKLGMKTIAEFVENEAIFKIVKELEIDYSQGYYFSAPREKLVGY
- a CDS encoding ABC transporter permease, giving the protein MRNKINFYLIEYAINAILRQKYKNIFIATTLTFLIFLLTSIFFITNSIKYELNATVDALPEIVVQKIKAGRHYDIDVHATEEILAITGVVDAVARVWGYYYFENAGVNFSIVGVDEFEAQYKESLKRVVGTTGLMDAQGSAMVVGSGVKETMQNNYYKDYFNFIKPDGTLKRVDIVGAFDGDTQLESNDMIVMSKADVREIFDMRESKATDIVVKVSNPDEVVTIASKIKLIFPDSRIITKNDLKISYQNIFDYKSGIFLALFVVSLFTFFIIIYDKASGLSSEEKREIGILKAIGWRVDDVLKEKFYEGFIISFFSYMMGVIAAVGFVYIFQAPLLQNIFTGYSQLKTSFELPFIFDVQTLFLVFFLSVPIYIAATIIPSWKIATLDADEVIR
- a CDS encoding helix-turn-helix domain-containing protein — protein: MVDMDFSNASKDEILEFYKSISLKVRYFRENKNMTQLDLALEIGIKSVAFYSNCENNRYGKHFNLEHLYKIAKALNMNIKDFL
- a CDS encoding Crp/Fnr family transcriptional regulator, whose translation is MKQTLQNIDMFKDLDEDTISKIEKLTTFHTIAKDNIVFYEGDDSKYLYLLAKGIIKLYKTSSSHKEIVLKYFHENELIGEVANFEKMPYPATAKAYSDVEVLKIDFKGLKDIIYSNPELSYIIQTSLIKKIKNLEIIISTNLVLDSKERVAKYMYNHSEDFFQTKNILIAEILSVSPETLSRILKSFKDNGIIDMKLKKIDREALLEYFE
- a CDS encoding amidohydrolase family protein, giving the protein MIISNAIVCDAHSEYKADIRIEDGIITEIADSLSGEDTRDAKGAYFLPLLVDTNIRLLDSTLNSKNIKNISKEAHCGGVGVVVLNADSTPAIDNEIVLEFAQNGLHDLEGAKVELMLNSLKEDSTLSNIAILLKSGAITPYMSTIAKNDVAIKIAEYAQMYNKTIFCKAEDNSLITSGVMLDGDISSKLGLAGIPDLSEVLHVSRMIEIARHFKIKILFKSIASPRSIFLITKAKKDGVDVRCEVSINHLTHSDEACEDFNTTAKLDPPLASRSDVELLIEALKNKEIDVLTTLHQPSSPINKEVAFYDAAYGCEVLSDAMSIYYTKLVKSGLITMSELIQIACKNPASTIGLDAGEIKVGSKANAMLFCVKSQKVLENEQSLYNKEELFGEVLEVY
- a CDS encoding ABC transporter ATP-binding protein; its protein translation is MIELKNVTKSYEINKSNIVTALNSVSMKIDEGELVVIKGASGSGKSSILSLIAALSKPTTGEVIVDAKQISKLPDNFASEYRRDNIGFVFQKYNLITTLSVKENILLPLVPLNPDADEADAKLHKVMEMFKISHKKDAIIKNLSGGEQQRVAIARANVNEPKIIIADEPTANLDEKLSLHFIEMLRKLKKLNKTIVIATHDPLFFDLDIVDREIEMHNGVVI